The following coding sequences lie in one Hippopotamus amphibius kiboko isolate mHipAmp2 chromosome 17, mHipAmp2.hap2, whole genome shotgun sequence genomic window:
- the LOC130840291 gene encoding olfactory receptor 1468-like, which produces MTGRNETVVSEFLLLGLPIQSEHQHLFSALFLAMYVTTILGNLVIMVLICLDPHLHTPMYLFLSNLSFSDLCFSSVTVPKLLQDMQSHVPSIPYAGCLTQMYFFLFFADLEDFLLVAMAYDRYVAICFPLHYTTIMSPKLCLFLVVLPWVLTTFHAMLHTLLMARLSFCADNVIPHFFCDLSALLKLSCSDTRVNELVIFIIGGLVVVLPLLLLILSYARILSSILKVPSAKGICKAFSTCGSHLTVVALFYGTIIGLYLCPSANNSAVKETVMALMYTVVTPMLNPFIYSLRNRDMKGALGRVFCKKKTPFSL; this is translated from the coding sequence ATGACAGGGAGGAATGAAACTGTTGTCTCTGAGTTCCTCCTGCTGGGACTGCCCATCCAGTCAGAGCATCAGCACCTGTTCTCTGCCCTGTTCCTGGCCATGTATGTTACCACCATCCTGGGGAACCTCGTTATCATGGTCCTCATTTGCctggacccccacctccacacacccatgtacttgtTTCTCAGCaatttgtccttctctgatcTCTGCTTTTCCTCTGTCACAGTGCCCAAGTTGCTGCAGGACATGCAGAGCCACGTCCCATCCATCCCCTATGCTGGCTGCCTAACACAAATGTACTTCTTCCTATTTTTTGCAGACCTTGAGGACTTCCTCCTTGTggccatggcctatgaccgctatgtggccatctgcttCCCCCTGCACTACACCACCATCATGAGCCCCAAGCTCTGTCTCTTCTTGGTGGTTCTGCCCTGGGTGCTGACCACGTTCCATGCCATGTTACACACCCTGCTCATGGCCAGGTTGTCTTTTTGTGCAGACAACGTGatcccccactttttctgtgatttgTCTGCTCTGCTGAAGCTGTCCTGCTCGGACACCCGAGTTAATGAGCTGGTGATATTTATCATTGGAGGACTCGTTGTTGTCCTCCCATTGCTACTCCTCATCCTGTCCTACGCACGAATTCTCTCTTCCATCCTCAAGGTCCCTTCTGCCAAGGGCATCtgcaaagccttctccacctgtggctcccacCTCACCGTGGTGGCTCTCTTCTATGGGACAATTATTGGTCTCTATTTATGCCCTTCAGCTAATAACTCTGCTGTTAAGGAGACTGTCATGGCCTTGATGTACACTGTGGtgacccccatgctgaaccccttcatctacagcctgaggaacagagACATGAAGGGAGCCCTGGGAAGAgtcttttgtaaaaagaaaactcCCTTCTCTCTATGA